The following are from one region of the Pseudohongiella spirulinae genome:
- a CDS encoding alpha/beta hydrolase produces MLKRSKVNRLTLRSRFTSWVLKRKFKPKLLADDFDPIRFRKVVERDMGKVAPADSVSIQVVDQSGLKGEWQIPEGAAAGRCILYCHGGGYLFGSPTAYRAFTTRLAQASGLALFSLDYRLAPEHPFPAAPQDAMAAWHYLLESYQPDQIILAGDSAGAGLVMSLLHQIKQADMPMPARAALLSPYADLLGTGASLDANSASCAMFTGDAIRRAAATYLNGADGADPLASPLYADMSGFPPLRIYVSDNEVLRDDGIRVAEAAATAGVETELQIWRGQPHVWPLFVPVLPEANQALEDMSEYCRK; encoded by the coding sequence ATGCTAAAGCGCTCAAAAGTTAATCGCCTGACACTTCGCAGCCGTTTTACCAGCTGGGTACTGAAGCGCAAATTCAAACCCAAACTGCTGGCTGATGACTTTGACCCGATTCGATTTCGAAAAGTTGTCGAGCGTGATATGGGCAAAGTGGCACCTGCTGACAGCGTCAGTATACAGGTGGTCGACCAGAGTGGCCTGAAAGGGGAATGGCAGATTCCAGAGGGTGCGGCGGCAGGTCGATGCATTCTTTACTGCCATGGCGGTGGTTATCTGTTTGGTTCCCCCACCGCTTACCGCGCATTTACTACACGTCTGGCGCAAGCCAGCGGGCTGGCGCTGTTCTCTCTGGATTACCGTCTGGCGCCCGAACATCCCTTTCCTGCCGCGCCTCAGGATGCCATGGCAGCCTGGCACTACCTGCTCGAATCTTATCAACCCGATCAGATTATATTGGCAGGTGATTCGGCCGGTGCCGGTCTGGTAATGTCATTGCTGCATCAGATCAAACAGGCCGATATGCCCATGCCTGCCAGGGCAGCACTGTTGTCCCCTTATGCTGATCTTCTGGGTACAGGTGCCTCACTGGATGCCAATTCAGCCAGTTGTGCCATGTTCACCGGTGACGCCATTCGCCGGGCGGCAGCGACCTACCTGAATGGTGCTGATGGGGCTGATCCGCTGGCATCGCCGCTTTATGCTGATATGAGCGGGTTTCCGCCGTTACGTATTTATGTCAGCGACAATGAGGTGTTACGTGACGACGGTATCCGCGTTGCGGAAGCGGCCGCAACAGCAGGGGTAGAGACTGAGCTGCAGATCTGGCGTGGACAGCCACATGTCTGGCCGCTGTTTGTCCCGGTGTTGCCAGAAGCCAATCAGGCGCTGGAGGATATGTCGGAATATTGTCGCAAATAA